In Calypte anna isolate BGI_N300 chromosome Z, bCalAnn1_v1.p, whole genome shotgun sequence, the following are encoded in one genomic region:
- the IDUA gene encoding alpha-L-iduronidase isoform X2 has product MDRLWENKLVPGFELMGNPSEYFLDFEDKEQVVRWRNLIALLARRYIDRYGLEHVAKWNFETWNEPDHHDFDNVSMTVKGFLNYYDACSEGLRAASPLLKFGGPGDSFHPLPKSPICWSLLYHCYNGSNFFTGETGVRLDYISLHKKGCGSSLYILQQEVETVNQIQKLFPNFLSVAIYNDEADPMVGWSIPQLWRADVTYAAMVVKVIIQHQNLLISRANNTINYTLLSNDNAFLSYYPHYFTQRTLTARFQMNNTKPPHVQMVRKPVLTVMGLLALLGEKQIFAEVNSIESGSTQNSTIGVLASVHIPNKMQPSDSWQATLLIYSSEDNRTSSNISAVRVNATHFPKFRDLVYVTYYMDNNQTNPYLKWKELGSPDFPSPEQFQQIRDAEDPVTKGPFPVPEDGILTLKQDFPIPSVFLIHICARPRSVPDQMYKDI; this is encoded by the exons ATGGATCGCCTGTGGGAAAATAAACTAGTTCCAG gATTTGAATTGATGGGGAATccatcagaatattttttagattttgaGGATAAAGAACAGGTAGTAAGATGGAGAAACTTAATTGCACTTCTAGCCCGCAGATACATAG ACAGGTATGGATTGGAGCATGTTGCTAAGTGGAATTTTGAAACATGGAATGAACCAGACCACCATGACTTTGACAATGTGTCTATGACAGTGAAAG GATTTCTCAACTATTATGATGCTTGCTCAGAAGGATTAAGAGCAGCCAGTCCTCTGCTAAAATTTGGAGGGCCTGGGGATTCCTTCCACCCCTTACCCAAGTCACCCATATGCTGGAGTCTCCTGTATCATTGCTACAATGGATCCAACTTCTTCACAGGGGAGACTGGTGTAAGGCTAGACTACATCTCTCTCCATAAGAAG GGATGTGGAAGTTCTCTCTACATCTTGCAGCAAGAAGTAGAAACAGTCAATCAAATTCAGAAGCTGTTTCCAAACTTTTTATCTGTTGCCATATACAATGATGAAGCAGATCCAATGGTTGGATGGTCCATTCCACAACTCTGGCGAGCTGATGTGACTTATGCAGCTATGGTTGTAAAG GTAATCATCCAGCATCAGAACCTGCTGATTTCCAGAGCCAACAACACCATTAACTACACACTGCTGAGTAATGACAATGCCTTCTTGAGCTACTACCCTCATTACTTCACCCAGAGGACTCTGACAGCACGTTTTCAGATGAACAACACAAAGCCACCTCATGTCCAGATGGTGCGGAAACCAGTGCTGACTGTCATGGGCTTGCTGGCACTGCTAG gagaaaagcagatttttgcaGAGGTAAACAGCATTGAAAGTGGAAGCACTCAAAACAGCACAATTGGTGTCCTGGCATCTGTGCACATCCCAAATAAGATGCAACCCTCAGACAGCTGGCAAGCTACTCTACTGATTTATTCAAGTGAGGATAACAGGACTTCATCCAACATCAGCGCTGTCAGAGTGAATGCCACCCACTTCCCCAAATTTAGAG ACCTGGTATATGTGACGTATTACATGGATAACAATCAAACCAATCCCTACCTGAAGTGGAAGGAGCTAGGAAGCCCTGACTTTCCTTCTCCAGAACAGTTCCAGCAAATAAGGGATGCTGAG GATCCAGTGACAAAAGGCCCATTCCCAGTTCCTGAAGATGGCATCCTGACACTAAAGCAAGATTTTCCCATTCCCTCCGTTTTTCTTATCCATATCTGTGCAAGACCCAGATCTGTTCCTGATCAA atGTATAAAGACATTTGA
- the IDUA gene encoding alpha-L-iduronidase isoform X1: MDRLWENKLVPGFELMGNPSEYFLDFEDKEQVVRWRNLIALLARRYIDRYGLEHVAKWNFETWNEPDHHDFDNVSMTVKGFLNYYDACSEGLRAASPLLKFGGPGDSFHPLPKSPICWSLLYHCYNGSNFFTGETGVRLDYISLHKKGCGSSLYILQQEVETVNQIQKLFPNFLSVAIYNDEADPMVGWSIPQLWRADVTYAAMVVKVIIQHQNLLISRANNTINYTLLSNDNAFLSYYPHYFTQRTLTARFQMNNTKPPHVQMVRKPVLTVMGLLALLGEKQIFAEVNSIESGSTQNSTIGVLASVHIPNKMQPSDSWQATLLIYSSEDNRTSSNISAVRVNATHFPKFRDLVYVTYYMDNNQTNPYLKWKELGSPDFPSPEQFQQIRDAEDPVTKGPFPVPEDGILTLKQDFPIPSVFLIHICARPRSVPDQVAGVRLIPLTKGQVIVLWDDGCVNSKCIKTFEVEFSTNGKAYQRVNAKDTIFTLWVYSPGTSVSGFYRVRAIDYWGKAGLSSLPVEYVEALR; this comes from the exons ATGGATCGCCTGTGGGAAAATAAACTAGTTCCAG gATTTGAATTGATGGGGAATccatcagaatattttttagattttgaGGATAAAGAACAGGTAGTAAGATGGAGAAACTTAATTGCACTTCTAGCCCGCAGATACATAG ACAGGTATGGATTGGAGCATGTTGCTAAGTGGAATTTTGAAACATGGAATGAACCAGACCACCATGACTTTGACAATGTGTCTATGACAGTGAAAG GATTTCTCAACTATTATGATGCTTGCTCAGAAGGATTAAGAGCAGCCAGTCCTCTGCTAAAATTTGGAGGGCCTGGGGATTCCTTCCACCCCTTACCCAAGTCACCCATATGCTGGAGTCTCCTGTATCATTGCTACAATGGATCCAACTTCTTCACAGGGGAGACTGGTGTAAGGCTAGACTACATCTCTCTCCATAAGAAG GGATGTGGAAGTTCTCTCTACATCTTGCAGCAAGAAGTAGAAACAGTCAATCAAATTCAGAAGCTGTTTCCAAACTTTTTATCTGTTGCCATATACAATGATGAAGCAGATCCAATGGTTGGATGGTCCATTCCACAACTCTGGCGAGCTGATGTGACTTATGCAGCTATGGTTGTAAAG GTAATCATCCAGCATCAGAACCTGCTGATTTCCAGAGCCAACAACACCATTAACTACACACTGCTGAGTAATGACAATGCCTTCTTGAGCTACTACCCTCATTACTTCACCCAGAGGACTCTGACAGCACGTTTTCAGATGAACAACACAAAGCCACCTCATGTCCAGATGGTGCGGAAACCAGTGCTGACTGTCATGGGCTTGCTGGCACTGCTAG gagaaaagcagatttttgcaGAGGTAAACAGCATTGAAAGTGGAAGCACTCAAAACAGCACAATTGGTGTCCTGGCATCTGTGCACATCCCAAATAAGATGCAACCCTCAGACAGCTGGCAAGCTACTCTACTGATTTATTCAAGTGAGGATAACAGGACTTCATCCAACATCAGCGCTGTCAGAGTGAATGCCACCCACTTCCCCAAATTTAGAG ACCTGGTATATGTGACGTATTACATGGATAACAATCAAACCAATCCCTACCTGAAGTGGAAGGAGCTAGGAAGCCCTGACTTTCCTTCTCCAGAACAGTTCCAGCAAATAAGGGATGCTGAG GATCCAGTGACAAAAGGCCCATTCCCAGTTCCTGAAGATGGCATCCTGACACTAAAGCAAGATTTTCCCATTCCCTCCGTTTTTCTTATCCATATCTGTGCAAGACCCAGATCTGTTCCTGATCAA GTGGCAGGTGTTCGTTTGATCCCTCTCACAAAGGGGCAGGTGATTGTGTTGTGGGACGATGGCTGTGTAAATTCCAA atGTATAAAGACATTTGAAGTGGAGTTCTCAACAAATGGAAAAGCATACCAACGGGTTAATGCCAAAGACACAATATTCACTCTCTGGGTCTACAGTCCAG